The Mucilaginibacter sp. PAMB04168 genome contains the following window.
GGAAGGCGATTGTCCGCCAAAAACACCTTACCACAGCACCATCATCTACGAAACGCACGTTAAGGGATTCACCAAATTACATCCTGAAATTCCGGAAGAGATCAGGGGTAGCTACGCGGCTATTGGTCATCCGGTTACTATTGAGTATTTAAAAAAGCTGGGTATAACCGCTATTGAGTTGATGCCGGTACATCAGTTTGTGGCCGACAGGCATTTGGTTGAGCAGGGCCTTACTAATTACTGGGGTTACAACACTATCGGCTTTTTTGCGCCTGATGTACGTTATGCCAGCAGTGGCAACTGCGGCGAGCAGGTTACCGAGTTTAAGCAAATGGTAAAGGAACTGCACAAAGCTGGTATTGAAGTAATACTCGACGTGGTATATAACCACACTGCCGAAGGTAACCAGTTAGGTCCAACCTTGTCATTTAAAGGCATTGATAACGAAGGCTACTACCGCCTTACCGAGGATAAGCGCTACTACATGGACTATACCGGCACGGGCAACACGCTAAATGCCAACCTGCCCAACGTACTCCGTTTAATTATGGACAGCCTACGCTACTGGATTACCGAAATGCACGTGGACGGCTTCAGGTTTGACCTTGCCTCTACCCTGGCGCGCGAGTTGCACGAGGTAAACCGTTTGAGCGCTTTCTTTGACATTATCCACCAGGATCCTATTATATCACAGGTAAAGTTAATTGCCGAGCCATGGGATATTGGTGAGGGTGGCTATCAGGTTGGTAAATTCCCGCAGGGATGGGGTGAGTGGAACGGTAAGTACCGCGATTGTGTGCGTGATTACTGGCGTGGTGAGAACAGCACCCTGGCCGAATTTGCATCACGTTTTACCGGCAGCGCCGATTTATATCAGGAAGATTTAAGAAACCCTACAGCCAGTATCAACTTTGTAACCGCACATGACGGCTTCACGCTAAACGACCTGGTATGCTATAACGAAAAACATAACGAAGCTAACGGCGAGGATAATAACGATGGCGAGAGCCACAACCGCTCAAATAATTACGGTGTAGAAGGTCCGACTAATGATCAGGAGATTAATCAGATCCGCGAACAACAAAAAAGGAATTTCATTACCACGTTGTTCCTGTCGCAGGGTGTGCCCATGCTGGTAGCCGGCGATGAAATAAGCCGCACACAGGGGGGTAATAACAATGCCTATTGCCAAGACAATGAAATATCTTGGCTTGATTGGGCCAATGCCGACATGGAGCTGTTCGATTTTACTTCTAAGCTCATACATTTCCGCCGTAAGCACCCGGCTTTCGCTCGTAAGCGCTGGTTCAGAGGAACACCTATTAAAGGAGTGGAAGACATTGCCTGGTTTTTGCCTGAGGGAAGCCAGTTGAGTGACGATCACTGGAATAATGACTTCGCCAAATCGCTGGCTGTGTTTATAAACGGCAGGGCGCTACGCACACGTAACGAGGTTGGTGAAGCTTTAATTGACGATGGGTTCTATGTAATATTTAATGCTCACTGGGAATCAGTGGATTACAAATTGCCTGAAACATTATACGCCAAAAACTGGACGAAGATCATTGACACAACCGAGAATGAAGTGGCCGATGATGAAACTTACGAAGCCGAATCTGTAATTACGGTTAAGGGCCGTTCCATTGTTGTATTACACCATCCGGTAATTTATGACCAAAGCAACTAAAGTAATTGATATACGCCCTGGTATTAGCGTAAACGGTGGCGAGGCCAACGTGTGGTTATGGGCGCCTAAGGCCAAAAGTGCAAGTGTTAAAATACACGAAACAGGCGGTAATTTACCTTTAACGCCTCAAGAATATGGTTACTGGCATATAAGCACCAATCAGCTCAAAGATGGCAGTTTGTACCAAATTGTGCTCGATGGCCAGGACCCCTTGCCCGACCCTGCATCTTTGCACCAGCCGGAAGGTGTACACGGTGCATCGGCCGTGGTTGATCTGAACGCACAGCAATGGACCGACGGCAGCTGGAATAACGTAAACCTGTCAGACTATATCATATACGAACTACACACCGGTACGTTTAGCAACGAAGGCAATTTTGAAGGCATTGAA
Protein-coding sequences here:
- the glgX gene encoding glycogen debranching protein GlgX, whose product is MKVNSFPGKPFPLGATPDSKGVNFAIYASNATKIELCLFKTADDEIEYTKIELTERSHYIWHTYIPHLKPGQLYGYRVHGPYEPENGLRFNANKLLIDPYAKAISGVINWHDALFNYDVYSEEKDLSFSETDSAPFIPKSVVVDPKFDWEGDCPPKTPYHSTIIYETHVKGFTKLHPEIPEEIRGSYAAIGHPVTIEYLKKLGITAIELMPVHQFVADRHLVEQGLTNYWGYNTIGFFAPDVRYASSGNCGEQVTEFKQMVKELHKAGIEVILDVVYNHTAEGNQLGPTLSFKGIDNEGYYRLTEDKRYYMDYTGTGNTLNANLPNVLRLIMDSLRYWITEMHVDGFRFDLASTLARELHEVNRLSAFFDIIHQDPIISQVKLIAEPWDIGEGGYQVGKFPQGWGEWNGKYRDCVRDYWRGENSTLAEFASRFTGSADLYQEDLRNPTASINFVTAHDGFTLNDLVCYNEKHNEANGEDNNDGESHNRSNNYGVEGPTNDQEINQIREQQKRNFITTLFLSQGVPMLVAGDEISRTQGGNNNAYCQDNEISWLDWANADMELFDFTSKLIHFRRKHPAFARKRWFRGTPIKGVEDIAWFLPEGSQLSDDHWNNDFAKSLAVFINGRALRTRNEVGEALIDDGFYVIFNAHWESVDYKLPETLYAKNWTKIIDTTENEVADDETYEAESVITVKGRSIVVLHHPVIYDQSN